From one Paracoccus pantotrophus genomic stretch:
- a CDS encoding carboxymuconolactone decarboxylase family protein, with translation MTPRMTDHFDRARTGYRALTGFEAALQAGPLEPKLLHLVKLRASQINGCAFCIQMHVAEALQDGETHLRLHMVAGWRDSPLFSDRERAALAWTEALTLIAQTGAPDADWQAVEAAFSPDERAWLTLAIGAINLWNRVQVGLRAPHAMGLPAERADAA, from the coding sequence ATGACACCCCGCATGACCGATCATTTCGACCGCGCCAGGACCGGCTATCGCGCGCTGACAGGCTTCGAGGCCGCGCTGCAGGCCGGCCCGCTGGAGCCGAAGCTGCTGCATCTGGTCAAGCTGCGCGCCTCGCAGATCAATGGCTGCGCCTTCTGCATCCAGATGCACGTGGCCGAGGCGTTGCAGGACGGCGAGACCCATCTGCGCCTGCACATGGTCGCCGGCTGGCGCGACAGCCCGCTGTTTTCCGACCGCGAGCGCGCGGCGCTGGCCTGGACCGAGGCGCTGACGCTGATCGCCCAGACCGGGGCGCCGGATGCGGATTGGCAGGCGGTCGAGGCGGCCTTTTCCCCGGACGAGCGCGCCTGGCTGACGCTGGCCATCGGCGCGATCAACCTGTGGAACCGCGTGCAGGTCGGCCTGCGCGCCCCGCATGCGATGGGCCTGCCGGCAGAACGGGCCGATGCGGCCTGA
- a CDS encoding sugar phosphate isomerase/epimerase family protein, with product MRTIKGPALFLAQFIGETAPFDSWDGITRWAADCGYLGVQVPTSDPRILDLARAGESQDYRDEFLGIARQNGVDVTELSTHLQGQLVAVHPAYDAGFDAFAPPALRGNPRARQEWAVDQVARAIRVSRLLGLDRMATFSGALAWPYLYPWPQRAPGLIEAAFDTLAARWRPLLDLAEENGVDLCYEIHPGEDLHDGVTFEMFLDRVDGHRRANMLYDPSHYVLQQLDYLQNIDIYRDRIRMFHVKDAEFRPTGRQGVYGGYQGWAERAGRFRSPGDGQVDFGAVFSKLTQYGFDGWAVVEWECALKHPEDGAREGARFVRDHIIRVTPHAFDDFAASRVDRAAIDRALGL from the coding sequence ATGCGGACCATCAAGGGACCGGCGCTGTTCCTGGCGCAGTTCATCGGCGAGACGGCGCCCTTCGACAGTTGGGACGGAATCACCCGCTGGGCCGCCGATTGCGGCTATCTGGGCGTGCAGGTACCGACCAGCGACCCGCGCATCCTGGACCTGGCGCGCGCCGGGGAGTCGCAGGATTACCGCGACGAATTCCTGGGCATCGCCCGGCAGAACGGCGTCGATGTGACCGAGCTTTCGACGCATCTGCAAGGCCAGCTTGTCGCCGTGCATCCGGCCTATGACGCGGGTTTCGACGCCTTTGCGCCGCCGGCCCTGCGCGGCAATCCCCGCGCGCGGCAGGAATGGGCGGTCGATCAGGTCGCCCGCGCCATCCGGGTCAGCCGGCTGTTGGGGCTGGACCGGATGGCGACCTTCTCGGGCGCCCTGGCCTGGCCCTATCTTTACCCCTGGCCGCAGCGCGCGCCGGGGCTGATCGAGGCCGCCTTCGACACGCTGGCCGCACGCTGGCGTCCGCTGCTGGACCTGGCCGAGGAAAACGGGGTGGATCTCTGCTATGAGATCCATCCGGGCGAGGATCTGCACGACGGCGTGACATTCGAGATGTTCCTCGACCGCGTGGACGGGCACCGCCGGGCGAACATGCTTTACGACCCTTCGCATTATGTCCTGCAACAGCTTGATTACCTTCAGAACATCGACATCTATCGCGACCGCATCCGCATGTTCCACGTCAAGGATGCCGAGTTCCGCCCGACCGGCCGGCAGGGGGTCTATGGCGGCTATCAGGGTTGGGCCGAACGCGCGGGCCGTTTCCGCAGTCCCGGCGACGGTCAGGTGGATTTCGGCGCGGTGTTTTCCAAGCTGACGCAATACGGTTTCGACGGCTGGGCGGTGGTCGAATGGGAATGCGCGCTGAAGCACCCCGAGGACGGCGCGCGCGAAGGCGCGCGTTTCGTGCGCGACCACATCATCCGGGTGACGCCGCACGCCTTCGACGATTTCGCCGCCAGCCGCGTCGACCGAGCGGCCATCGACAGGGCGCTGGGGCTATGA
- a CDS encoding Gfo/Idh/MocA family protein, which produces MRPVRLGMVGGGSGAFIGAIHRIAARMDGQFVLVAGALSSDPARAAASAAELGIRGYDDFAEMARAEAAREDGIEAVSIVTPNHLHAAPAAAFLRAGIHVICDKPLAATPEQAREIAEAARASGARFFLTHNYCAMPMVREARALVAEGALGDIRLVQAEYLQGWLADRADSKQAEWRTDPARAGAGAIGDIGTHAWQLAQFVTGQTPASLSAELSSMVPSRTVDDDARIALRYGSGARGGIWVSQVAVGQENGLSLRVFGTEAALEWRLTDPERLILSPKDGPARILTRAQDRSASYRTPPGHPEGYLEGFANLYRDIASIIRGDSSLSDRVPGLEAGLSGMAFIAAAQASSARGGAWVEVRP; this is translated from the coding sequence ATGAGGCCGGTTCGCCTGGGCATGGTCGGCGGCGGCAGCGGCGCCTTCATCGGCGCCATCCATCGCATCGCGGCGCGCATGGACGGGCAATTCGTGCTGGTCGCGGGGGCGCTGTCCTCGGACCCCGCGCGCGCGGCGGCCAGCGCCGCCGAACTGGGCATCCGCGGCTATGACGACTTCGCCGAGATGGCGCGGGCCGAGGCCGCCCGCGAGGACGGGATCGAGGCGGTCAGCATCGTCACCCCGAACCACCTGCACGCCGCCCCCGCCGCGGCCTTTCTGCGCGCCGGCATCCATGTGATCTGCGACAAGCCGCTGGCCGCGACGCCCGAACAGGCGCGCGAGATCGCCGAGGCAGCGCGGGCCAGCGGCGCGCGGTTCTTCCTGACCCATAACTATTGCGCGATGCCCATGGTGCGCGAGGCCCGTGCGCTGGTGGCCGAGGGCGCGCTGGGGGATATCCGCCTGGTGCAGGCCGAATATCTGCAGGGCTGGCTGGCCGACCGCGCCGACAGCAAGCAGGCCGAATGGCGCACCGATCCCGCCCGCGCCGGTGCCGGGGCCATCGGCGACATCGGCACCCATGCCTGGCAGTTGGCGCAATTCGTCACCGGCCAGACGCCCGCGTCCCTGTCGGCGGAACTCTCCAGCATGGTGCCGAGCCGCACGGTCGATGACGATGCCCGCATCGCGCTGCGCTACGGCTCGGGCGCGCGGGGCGGCATCTGGGTCAGCCAGGTCGCCGTCGGCCAGGAAAACGGACTGTCGCTGCGCGTCTTCGGCACCGAGGCGGCGCTGGAATGGCGCCTGACCGACCCCGAGCGGCTGATCCTGTCGCCCAAGGACGGCCCGGCCCGCATCCTGACCCGGGCGCAGGACCGCAGCGCCTCATATCGCACGCCGCCGGGACATCCCGAGGGATATTTGGAAGGTTTCGCCAATCTTTACCGAGATATAGCCTCGATTATTCGAGGCGACTCCAGCCTCTCCGACCGCGTGCCGGGTCTGGAGGCCGGGCTGTCCGGCATGGCGTTCATCGCTGCCGCGCAGGCTTCCTCGGCACGCGGCGGCGCCTGGGTCGAGGTCCGGCCGTGA
- a CDS encoding ABC transporter substrate-binding protein — MKRRSLMKAAALMAAMGIAAPAVAQEAEKKIIGVSIPSATHGFMGGLNWHAQDTIKRLGAAYPNLEFVLSTAGDPAKQVNDIEDMMATRNIDALVVLPFESEPLTAPVKAVKDAGKFVTVVDRGLSQEGIEDLYVAGDNTAFGRVAGEYFKENLEPGAKVVVLRGIPTTLDNERVDAFRAALEGSEVEILDMQHGNWNRDDAFAVMQDYLAKYPQIDAVWAADDDMAIGVLEAISAANRQDEMWVIGGAGMKEIVKRIMEGDKQLPVNVTYPPALISSAIEMTALNFVSNAPMTGRFIISSQLITPENAEQFYYPDSPF, encoded by the coding sequence ATGAAACGCAGAAGCCTGATGAAAGCCGCGGCCCTGATGGCGGCGATGGGGATCGCCGCCCCTGCCGTCGCGCAGGAGGCCGAGAAGAAGATCATCGGCGTGTCGATCCCGTCCGCCACGCATGGGTTCATGGGCGGGCTGAACTGGCACGCGCAGGACACGATCAAGCGGCTGGGCGCCGCCTATCCCAACCTTGAATTCGTGCTCTCCACCGCCGGCGACCCGGCCAAGCAGGTCAACGACATCGAGGACATGATGGCCACGCGCAACATCGACGCGCTGGTGGTGCTGCCCTTCGAATCCGAGCCGCTGACCGCGCCGGTCAAGGCGGTCAAGGATGCGGGCAAGTTCGTGACCGTGGTGGATCGCGGGCTGAGCCAGGAGGGGATCGAGGATCTTTACGTCGCCGGCGACAACACCGCCTTCGGCCGCGTCGCGGGGGAGTACTTCAAGGAGAACCTTGAGCCCGGCGCCAAGGTCGTGGTGCTGCGCGGCATCCCGACCACGCTGGACAACGAGCGCGTCGATGCGTTCCGGGCGGCGCTGGAGGGGTCCGAGGTCGAGATCCTCGACATGCAGCACGGCAACTGGAACCGCGACGACGCCTTTGCGGTGATGCAGGACTATCTGGCGAAATATCCGCAGATCGACGCGGTCTGGGCGGCCGACGACGACATGGCCATCGGCGTGCTCGAAGCGATCTCGGCCGCGAACCGGCAGGACGAGATGTGGGTGATCGGCGGCGCCGGCATGAAGGAAATCGTCAAGCGCATCATGGAGGGCGACAAGCAGCTGCCGGTGAACGTGACCTATCCGCCGGCGCTGATCTCCTCGGCCATCGAGATGACGGCGCTGAACTTCGTGTCGAATGCGCCGATGACCGGGCGCTTCATCATCAGCAGCCAGCTCATCACCCCCGAGAACGCCGAGCAGTTCTATTATCCCGACAGCCCGTTCTGA
- a CDS encoding dicarboxylate/amino acid:cation symporter: MHIDTTAAPVAHAPRPFYRHLYFQVLCAIAAGALIGHFYPETGEALKPLGDAFIKLVKMIIAPVIFLTIVTGLAGMGTLKGVGSVVGKAFGYFLTFSTLALIVGLITANVIRPGAGMNIDPATLDASKVSDYAAKAHESSLTGFVMDIIPSTITSAFVDGNILQVLFVAILFGIGLILIGDKGKPVVALFEAISHAVFRMVDILMKAAPIGAFGAFAFTIGKYGIASVVNLATLVGTFYLTSALFVIVILGTVCMLNGFSIFRLISYLKAEILLVLGTSSSESALPSLMEKMEKAGCKRSVVGLVVPTGYSFNLDGTNIYMTLAALFIAQATNTDLTLQQQILLLLVAMLSSKGAAGVTGAGFITLAATLSVVPTVPVAGMALILGVDRFMSECRSITNFIGNAVATVVVSRWEGALDREQFDRVLAGEAGAEVAPIHDLHGAPAGLRLNEASAD; encoded by the coding sequence ATGCACATCGACACCACGGCCGCGCCGGTCGCTCACGCACCGCGGCCCTTTTACAGGCATCTCTATTTCCAAGTCCTTTGCGCCATCGCCGCCGGCGCGCTGATCGGGCATTTCTATCCCGAGACCGGCGAGGCGCTGAAGCCGCTGGGCGACGCCTTCATCAAGCTGGTCAAGATGATCATCGCCCCAGTCATCTTCCTGACCATCGTCACCGGCCTGGCCGGCATGGGCACGCTGAAGGGCGTGGGTTCGGTCGTCGGCAAGGCCTTCGGCTATTTCCTGACCTTCTCGACCCTGGCGCTGATCGTCGGGCTGATCACCGCCAACGTCATCCGGCCCGGTGCCGGCATGAACATCGACCCGGCGACGCTGGATGCCAGCAAGGTCTCGGATTACGCCGCCAAGGCGCATGAATCCTCGCTGACCGGCTTTGTCATGGACATCATCCCGTCCACGATCACCTCGGCCTTCGTCGACGGCAATATCCTGCAGGTGCTGTTCGTCGCCATCCTGTTCGGCATCGGCCTGATCCTGATCGGCGACAAGGGCAAGCCGGTCGTGGCGCTGTTCGAGGCGATCAGCCATGCCGTGTTCCGCATGGTCGACATCCTGATGAAGGCCGCGCCCATCGGCGCCTTCGGCGCCTTCGCCTTCACCATCGGCAAATACGGCATCGCCTCGGTGGTGAACCTGGCGACGCTGGTCGGCACCTTCTACCTGACCTCGGCGCTGTTCGTCATCGTGATCCTGGGCACGGTCTGCATGCTCAACGGCTTTTCGATCTTCCGGCTGATCTCCTATCTCAAGGCCGAGATCCTGCTGGTGCTGGGCACCTCCTCCTCGGAATCCGCCCTGCCCTCGCTGATGGAGAAGATGGAGAAGGCCGGCTGCAAGCGTTCCGTCGTCGGTCTGGTCGTGCCCACCGGCTACAGCTTCAACCTGGACGGCACCAACATCTACATGACGCTGGCGGCGCTGTTCATCGCCCAGGCCACCAATACCGACCTGACGCTGCAACAGCAGATCCTGCTCTTGCTGGTCGCCATGCTGTCGTCGAAAGGCGCGGCGGGCGTGACCGGGGCGGGCTTCATCACCCTGGCCGCGACGCTGTCGGTGGTGCCCACGGTGCCGGTCGCCGGCATGGCGCTGATCCTGGGCGTGGACCGCTTCATGTCGGAATGCCGCTCGATCACCAATTTCATCGGCAATGCGGTGGCCACGGTCGTCGTCAGCCGCTGGGAAGGCGCGCTGGACCGCGAACAGTTCGACCGCGTGCTGGCCGGCGAGGCCGGGGCCGAGGTCGCCCCGATCCACGACCTGCACGGCGCCCCCGCCGGGCTGCGCCTGAACGAGGCCAGCGCCGACTGA
- a CDS encoding ABC transporter permease, whose protein sequence is MKIDLHTLGPLVALVALVILGAALNSAFLAPANITNVLARSAFIGLIAVGMTFVITAGGLDLSVGSMAAFLAGIAIIAMNAALPTTGLNWGTVLVGMGVAILGGVAAGYLNGALVTKARIEPFIVTLGTMGIFRSLVTWLADGGTLSLDYGLRTLYRPVYYSGIGWITWPIITFAIVAVLGEWTMRHSRFGRHVEAIGSNDRVARYSAIDVNRMRLLTYVLLGVLVGLAVVLYVPRLGSASGSTGVLWELEAIAAVIIGGTALKGGRGRVWGTVVGVLILSLIDNILNLADLVSPYLNGAIQGVIIVLAVVLQREKRTAEER, encoded by the coding sequence ATGAAGATCGACCTGCATACCCTTGGCCCACTTGTCGCTTTGGTCGCCCTGGTGATCCTGGGCGCGGCGCTGAACAGCGCCTTCCTGGCGCCGGCGAACATCACCAACGTGCTGGCGCGCTCGGCCTTCATCGGGCTGATCGCGGTCGGCATGACCTTCGTCATCACCGCGGGCGGGCTGGACCTGTCGGTGGGGTCCATGGCCGCGTTTCTGGCCGGCATCGCCATCATCGCCATGAACGCCGCCCTGCCGACGACCGGCCTGAACTGGGGCACGGTCCTGGTCGGCATGGGCGTGGCGATCCTTGGCGGCGTCGCCGCCGGATACCTGAACGGCGCGCTGGTCACCAAGGCGCGGATCGAGCCCTTCATCGTCACGCTGGGCACCATGGGCATCTTCCGCTCGCTGGTCACATGGCTGGCCGATGGCGGCACGCTGTCGCTGGATTACGGGCTGCGCACGCTTTACCGGCCGGTCTATTACAGCGGCATCGGCTGGATCACCTGGCCGATCATCACCTTTGCCATCGTCGCGGTCCTTGGCGAATGGACCATGCGCCATTCCCGCTTTGGCCGCCATGTCGAGGCCATCGGCTCGAACGACCGGGTCGCGCGCTATTCGGCCATCGACGTGAATCGCATGCGGCTTCTGACCTATGTGCTGCTGGGCGTGCTGGTCGGGCTGGCGGTTGTGCTTTACGTGCCGCGGCTGGGCTCGGCCTCGGGCTCGACCGGGGTTCTGTGGGAGCTTGAGGCCATCGCCGCGGTCATCATCGGCGGCACGGCGCTGAAGGGCGGCCGCGGCCGGGTCTGGGGCACGGTGGTCGGCGTGCTGATCCTGTCGCTGATCGACAACATCCTGAATCTGGCCGATCTGGTCAGCCCCTATCTGAACGGGGCGATCCAGGGGGTCATCATCGTTCTTGCTGTCGTCTTGCAGCGGGAGAAACGCACCGCCGAGGAGCGGTGA
- a CDS encoding LacI family DNA-binding transcriptional regulator yields MESRTPPGRARLSDVARRAGVSASTVSRVLSNPGVVAEATREAVMQAVAETGYRMNHAARNLRKQRTGCVVALVPNLGNPFFAKILDGMGRELAGAGYDLLVADTLEDSGRHRRLDRFLDPSRADGIILLDGLAPFGDLAGRADLPPVITACEWIEGADLPRVMLDNREGGRLAVAHLRALGHAHIGLIGGPPGNVLHKARREGAREAAGGARITEFPGDFTLQSGQQAALAWQALPPLDRPTGIFAFSDEMACAFMAGLQRAGHHVPRDVSIVGFDDIELVSHLAPALTTIRQPKREIGRKAARTILDRIAGCEIPAVTLLAPLMMARETTAPPP; encoded by the coding sequence ATGGAAAGCCGGACCCCGCCCGGACGGGCCAGATTGTCGGATGTCGCGCGGCGCGCGGGCGTGTCGGCCTCGACCGTCAGCCGGGTGCTGTCCAATCCGGGCGTGGTGGCCGAGGCCACGCGCGAGGCGGTGATGCAGGCGGTGGCCGAGACCGGCTATCGCATGAACCACGCCGCGCGAAACCTGCGCAAGCAGCGGACCGGCTGCGTCGTGGCGCTGGTGCCCAATCTGGGCAACCCGTTCTTTGCCAAGATCCTGGACGGCATGGGCCGGGAACTGGCCGGCGCCGGCTATGACCTGCTGGTCGCCGATACGCTGGAGGACAGCGGGCGGCATAGGCGGCTGGACCGGTTCCTCGACCCCTCGCGGGCGGACGGGATCATCCTGCTGGACGGGCTCGCGCCCTTTGGCGACCTGGCCGGGCGCGCGGACCTGCCGCCGGTGATCACCGCCTGCGAATGGATCGAGGGCGCGGACCTGCCCCGCGTCATGCTGGACAATCGCGAGGGCGGGCGGCTGGCCGTGGCGCATCTGCGCGCGCTTGGCCACGCGCATATCGGCCTGATCGGCGGCCCGCCCGGCAACGTGCTGCACAAGGCCCGGCGCGAGGGCGCGCGCGAGGCCGCCGGCGGGGCGCGGATCACCGAGTTTCCCGGCGACTTCACCCTGCAATCGGGGCAGCAGGCGGCGCTGGCCTGGCAGGCCCTGCCGCCCTTGGACCGCCCGACTGGCATCTTCGCCTTTTCCGACGAGATGGCCTGCGCCTTCATGGCCGGGCTTCAGCGCGCCGGGCATCATGTGCCGCGCGACGTGTCCATTGTCGGCTTTGACGATATCGAGCTGGTCTCGCACCTGGCCCCGGCACTGACCACCATCCGCCAGCCCAAGCGCGAGATCGGCCGCAAGGCGGCGCGGACCATCCTGGACCGCATCGCCGGGTGCGAGATCCCGGCCGTGACCCTGCTGGCGCCGCTGATGATGGCGCGCGAGACGACGGCGCCGCCGCCCTGA
- a CDS encoding sigma-70 family RNA polymerase sigma factor: MRPDRATQTFQAQRPRLLRLAYRMLGSHAEAEDILQEAWLRWNRSDRTGIAEPAAWLTRVVSRLCLDQMKSARARRESYPGTWLPEPLIEPQDDSLRADNLTLTLMMALERLTPLERAAFLLHDVFGERLDEVAETIGRSPAATRQLAARARAHVRIDRPRHALPKETGEALARAFFEACRQGDPAVLGRILARDVRIYSDGGGKVVAFLNVIAGAERVARLYAGLARKPGPPPEFLGAVTIDGLPGFLSRVGGHLQTTALQIRDDGRIAAIFITRNPDKLAGLRPAVQNGLSG, translated from the coding sequence ATGCGGCCTGACCGCGCCACGCAAACCTTTCAGGCGCAGCGGCCCCGTCTGCTGCGCCTGGCCTATCGCATGCTCGGCAGCCATGCCGAGGCCGAGGACATCCTGCAAGAGGCCTGGCTGCGCTGGAACCGCAGCGACCGGACGGGGATCGCCGAGCCGGCGGCATGGCTGACGCGGGTCGTCTCGCGCCTGTGCCTCGACCAGATGAAATCCGCCCGCGCCCGGCGCGAGTCCTATCCCGGCACCTGGCTGCCCGAGCCGCTGATCGAACCCCAGGACGACAGCCTGCGCGCCGACAACCTGACGCTGACCCTGATGATGGCGCTGGAGCGGCTGACGCCGCTGGAACGCGCCGCCTTCCTGCTGCACGACGTCTTTGGCGAAAGGCTGGACGAGGTCGCGGAAACCATCGGCCGCAGCCCGGCCGCGACGCGGCAGCTGGCCGCACGGGCGCGGGCGCATGTGCGCATCGACCGGCCCCGCCATGCCCTGCCGAAAGAGACCGGCGAGGCGCTGGCCCGCGCCTTCTTCGAGGCCTGCCGGCAAGGCGATCCGGCGGTGCTGGGCCGGATCCTTGCCCGCGACGTGCGGATCTATTCCGACGGCGGCGGCAAGGTGGTGGCCTTCCTCAACGTGATCGCGGGGGCCGAGCGCGTCGCCCGGCTCTATGCCGGGCTGGCGCGCAAGCCCGGCCCGCCGCCCGAGTTCCTGGGCGCCGTCACCATCGACGGCCTGCCCGGTTTCCTCAGCCGGGTCGGCGGCCACCTGCAAACCACCGCCCTGCAGATCAGGGACGACGGCCGCATCGCCGCCATCTTCATCACCCGCAACCCCGACAAGCTGGCGGGGCTGCGGCCGGCCGTTCAGAACGGGCTGTCGGGATAA
- a CDS encoding alpha-D-ribose 1-methylphosphonate 5-triphosphate diphosphatase — translation MTETILANATLILPGEVIRGALRMADGRIAAIDPGRTVPTGALDCEGDLVLPGLIELHTDNLERHIQPRPRVHWPHQAAILAHDGELASVGITTVFDALRVGSVVSDGKANYGEYARALADEILELRAMGALKISHFLHLRAEVCSETLVAEMAKFGPRDRIGIVSLMDHTPGERQFRDLSKLKDYVCGKHGLSDEGFADHVASQRALRDRLGALHEETAVAEARRYGAVLASHDDTTAAQVAVSAGHGAHFAEFPTTAEAARACRDHGIRVMMGAPNLIRGGSHSGNVAAADLAEAGLLDILSSDYVPSSLLSAALLLGDLWGDMARGIATVTQAPAEATGLGDRGRLAAGARADVIRVARIGEAGALRGAWVQGRRVA, via the coding sequence ATGACCGAGACGATCCTTGCCAATGCCACGCTTATCCTGCCGGGCGAGGTGATCCGCGGCGCGCTGCGCATGGCGGATGGCCGCATCGCCGCCATCGATCCGGGCCGGACGGTGCCGACGGGCGCGCTGGATTGCGAAGGCGATCTGGTGCTGCCGGGCCTGATCGAACTGCATACCGACAATCTGGAGCGGCACATCCAGCCGCGGCCTCGGGTGCATTGGCCGCATCAGGCGGCGATCCTGGCCCATGACGGCGAACTGGCCAGCGTGGGCATCACCACGGTCTTCGACGCGCTGCGCGTCGGCTCGGTCGTGTCGGACGGCAAGGCGAACTATGGCGAATATGCCCGGGCGCTGGCCGACGAGATCCTGGAGCTGCGCGCCATGGGCGCGCTGAAGATCAGCCATTTCCTGCACCTGCGGGCCGAGGTCTGTTCCGAAACCCTGGTGGCCGAGATGGCGAAATTCGGCCCCCGGGACCGCATCGGCATCGTCAGCCTGATGGACCACACGCCCGGAGAGCGGCAGTTCCGCGACCTCTCCAAGCTCAAGGACTACGTCTGCGGCAAGCACGGCCTGTCGGACGAGGGCTTTGCCGACCATGTCGCCAGCCAGCGCGCCCTGCGCGACCGGCTGGGCGCGCTGCACGAGGAAACGGCGGTGGCCGAGGCGCGGCGCTATGGCGCGGTGCTGGCCAGCCATGACGACACCACGGCGGCGCAGGTCGCGGTTTCGGCCGGGCATGGCGCGCATTTCGCCGAATTCCCGACCACGGCCGAGGCGGCGCGGGCCTGCCGCGACCACGGCATCCGGGTGATGATGGGGGCGCCGAACCTGATCCGCGGCGGCAGCCATTCCGGCAATGTCGCGGCGGCGGATCTGGCCGAGGCGGGGCTTCTGGACATCCTGTCCTCGGACTACGTGCCCTCGTCGCTGCTGTCGGCGGCGCTGCTTTTGGGCGATCTCTGGGGCGACATGGCGCGCGGCATCGCCACCGTGACCCAGGCCCCGGCCGAGGCGACCGGGCTCGGGGATCGCGGCCGGCTTGCGGCCGGGGCGCGCGCCGACGTGATCCGCGTCGCCCGCATCGGCGAGGCGGGGGCGCTGCGCGGCGCCTGGGTGCAGGGCAGGCGCGTGGCCTGA
- a CDS encoding sugar ABC transporter ATP-binding protein, whose product MTVLALDNVSKSFGPIEVLHGVGLALEPGEVHALIGENGAGKSTIMKILGGFLDPTSGQILLDGQPVHFASGPEAEAQGIVVIHQEFNLAPDLTVAANVFLGREIGGWRLDHAAMRDATAALLKRLDTRIDPEARIRDLSVPDRQMVEIAKALSRKARVLIMDEPSAVLTHREVGALYAQIDRLRAEGVAILYCSHRLDEVAHLADRITVLRDGRVVRQALRGELTEDGMATAMVGRELQDFYPPKGQPGDAPALEVRGLSVPGRVRDVSFTLRRGEVLGIAGLVGSGRTELAEGLVGLRPSTGEIRVEGRPVAIRSLRDAFAAGLAYLTEDRKEAGLLLDKGLRENLTLATLERFGGWRLDTRAEDAALDSATREFDIRAPRRDMPAGKLSGGNQQKLLMAKVMLPDPRIILIDEPTRGIDVGTKRQIYAFIRKLAAEGRSLIVISSEMTEVIGLADRVLVMREGRLAGELAGEDMTEDRIVRLAMGVTGEAA is encoded by the coding sequence GTGACCGTGCTGGCGCTCGACAACGTCTCGAAAAGCTTCGGCCCGATCGAAGTGCTGCACGGCGTCGGACTGGCACTGGAGCCGGGCGAGGTCCATGCCCTGATCGGCGAGAACGGCGCCGGAAAATCCACGATCATGAAGATCCTGGGCGGTTTCCTTGACCCGACATCGGGCCAGATCCTGCTGGACGGCCAGCCCGTCCATTTCGCCAGCGGGCCCGAGGCCGAGGCGCAGGGCATCGTCGTCATCCACCAGGAATTCAACCTTGCCCCCGACCTGACCGTGGCGGCGAATGTGTTCCTGGGCCGCGAGATCGGCGGCTGGCGGCTGGACCATGCCGCGATGCGGGACGCGACCGCCGCGCTGCTCAAGCGGCTGGACACCCGCATCGACCCCGAGGCGCGCATCCGCGACCTGTCCGTGCCCGACCGCCAGATGGTCGAGATCGCCAAGGCCCTGTCGCGCAAGGCCCGCGTGCTGATCATGGACGAACCCAGCGCCGTCTTGACCCATCGCGAGGTCGGCGCGCTTTACGCCCAGATCGACCGGCTGCGGGCCGAGGGGGTGGCGATCCTTTACTGCTCTCACCGGCTGGACGAGGTGGCGCATCTGGCCGACCGCATCACCGTGCTGCGCGACGGCCGCGTCGTGCGGCAGGCGCTGCGCGGCGAGCTGACCGAGGACGGCATGGCCACCGCCATGGTCGGCCGCGAATTGCAGGATTTCTACCCGCCCAAGGGCCAGCCGGGCGACGCGCCTGCGCTGGAGGTCCGGGGCCTGTCCGTGCCCGGCCGGGTCCGCGACGTCAGCTTTACCCTGCGCCGGGGCGAGGTGCTGGGCATCGCCGGCCTTGTCGGGTCCGGCCGCACCGAACTGGCCGAGGGGCTGGTCGGGCTGCGTCCCTCGACCGGCGAGATCCGGGTCGAGGGCCGGCCCGTCGCCATCCGCAGCCTGCGCGACGCCTTTGCCGCCGGCCTCGCCTATCTGACCGAGGACCGCAAGGAGGCGGGGCTGCTGCTCGACAAGGGGCTGCGCGAGAACCTGACGCTGGCGACGCTGGAACGCTTCGGCGGATGGCGACTGGACACCAGGGCCGAAGATGCCGCGCTGGACAGCGCGACGCGGGAATTCGACATCCGCGCCCCGCGCCGCGACATGCCGGCCGGAAAGCTGTCGGGAGGAAACCAGCAAAAGCTGTTGATGGCCAAGGTGATGCTTCCAGATCCTCGAATCATTCTCATTGACGAGCCGACGCGCGGCATCGACGTGGGCACCAAGCGGCAGATCTATGCCTTCATCCGCAAGCTTGCCGCCGAGGGACGCAGCCTGATCGTCATCAGCAGCGAGATGACCGAGGTGATCGGCCTGGCCGACCGCGTGCTGGTGATGCGCGAGGGGCGGCTGGCCGGCGAACTGGCCGGCGAGGACATGACCGAGGACCGCATCGTCCGCCTTGCCATGGGCGTGACCGGAGAAGCCGCATGA